The Tistrella bauzanensis region GATCCGCGAGAATGAGGACACGGCAGCGGCCGCCGGCAAGAACGTCGTCGGCTTCCGCATCCAGGCCTTCGTGTTCGGTGCGGCGCTGATGGGGCTGGCCGGCGGGCTCTATGCCCATTTCATTGGCTTCATCAGCTCGGAAGCCTTTATGCCCGAGGTCGGCACCTTCCTGGTCTGGGTGATGCTGATCGCCGGCGGCAGCGGCAACAATCGCGGTGCCATCCTTGGCGCCTTCGCGATCTGGGTGTTGTGGTCGGGCAGCGAGTTCATCATCAGCCAGGTTCTGCCGGCCAGCCTGACGACCCAGGCCGGCGCGCTGCGTCTGCTGCTGATCGGCGTGCTGTTGCAGGTGATCCTGCTGACCCGCCCCGCCGGTCTGCTGTCGGAAGAAGGCTTGTATCGTCGCGGCCGGACCGCGCAGGCGGACCCGAAATCGCACCGCCGCATGGTGCGCTGACCGGATACCTGATCAAGAAAGCCGGGAACGGGGATGGCGATCGTGCCATCCCCGTTCCTGTTTCGGGATGCGCACCGACCGCTGCGCATCCCTGCCATGGCATACCGGCGTTTGCAGGCAGCACCGGAACCGGAAATCCTATGGTCTCGCAGTTCCGCACGGAGACCGAGACCTTGATGCCCGCCGCTTCAGCCCGCCATCCGCGTCTGCCCGCCATCATCGCCGGCCTGTTGTTGATCGCATCGTTGAGCGTGCGCGCGCTGCCGGAACTGGGCCTGCATCCCGGCGGGCTGACGGCAGAGGCGGCCACCGCCGCCGCGCTGGTGGTGGCGACGCTGGGGCTGTGGGCAACCGGGCTGCTGCCTGAAGCGGTCACCGCTCTCGGCTTCTTCACCATTGCGATGCTCACCGGGCTGGCACCGCCCGAGGTGGTGTTCTCAGGGCTCACCTCCTCGGCCTTCTGGCTGATCTTCTCAGGGCTGGTGATCGGGGTCGCGGTGCGCCAGAGCGGGCTCGGCGCCTATATCGCCGGCCATCTGGCCCGGCGGGTGGGCGGTACCTATCGCGGCGCATTGATCGGCTGCCTGATCTTCGGGCTGGTCATGGCCTTCCTGATGCCCTCGGCCATGGGCCGGATCGTGTTGATCCTGCCGGTTCTGGCCGCTCTGGGCGAGCATCTGGGCTTCACGGCCGGCACGCGCCGCCACACCGGCCTGATGCTGGCGGGCGTGATCGGCACCTTCCTGCCCTCTTTCACCATCCTGCCCGCGAATGTGCCCAACAATGTGATGGTCGGCATCATCGAGGCGGCATCAGGGCCGGTGCCGACGTTCTCGTCCTATCTGGTGACGAATTTTCCGGTGCTCGGGCTGTTGAAGACGGTCGTGCTGGCGGGTGTGCTGCTGGCGCTCTATGGCCGCGACCGGGTGGCAATGGCCGGCCGACCGGCAACGCCGGAGCCGATGACGAGGGCGCAGCGCCGGTTGGCGGGCCTGCTGTGTCTGGCGCTGTGCTTCTGGATGACCGACGCGCTGCACCACATCTCGCCGGCCTGGATCAGCATGACGGTGGCGGTGATCTGCCTGATCCCGCGATCGGGCTTCCTGCCGCCGCGTGCCCTGCAGACGCTGAACATGGAGCCGGTGTTCTATGCGGCCGGCATCATCGGCCTCGGGGCGCTGATCGTCCATGCCGGGCTCGGCGGCTGGCTGGCCGGCGTGCTGCTGGATGCGGCCGGGCTGGTGCCGGGTGAGGCGATCGGCAATTTCGCCCGGATGAGCGGGCTTGCAACTGCGATCGCCTTTGCAACCACCCTGTCCGGCGTGCCGGCGGTCCTCACGCCGCTCACCAGCGATCTCAGCGCCGCCACCGGGCTCAGCCCCGCCGCCATTCTGGCGGCCCAGGTCGCCGGATTCTCCACCGTCGTTCTGCCCTATCAGGCGCCACCACTGATGATGGCGATCCTGATCGGGCCGCTGCCGGCGCGGGATGTGGCGCGGCTGTGCCTGATCACCGCCGCCATCACCATCCTGATCCTGTGGCCGTTGCAGGCCTTGTGGCTGCGCCTGATCGGCGTGATCTGACAGGCGGGGCCCCTCACCCCTTCACGCACACCACCTGCTTCAGCGTGTGGACGATCTCGACCAGGTCGGCCTGAGCCGCCATCACCGCGTCGATATCCTTGTAGGCACGCGGAGTTTCGTCCAGAACCCCGGCATCCTTGCGGCATTCGACACCGGCGGTGTCGCGCAGATGATCATCCAGCGTGAAGCGACGGTGAGCCTCGGTCCGCGACATCACCCGTCCGGCACCATGCGCGCACGAGCAGAAGCTGTCGGCATTGCCGCGCCCGCGGACGATGAAGGATTTCGCCCCCATCGATCCGGGGATGATGCCCATCACACCCTCGGCCGCCCGCACCGCACCCTTGCGCGTCACCAGCACCTCCTGGCCGAAATGCCGCTCACGCGCCACATAGTTGTGGTGGCAGTTCACCGCTTCCAGATGCGCCGTGAACGGTCGATCGAACACCTGGCGTGCGGCCGCGATCGCGTGGGTCATCATCACCGCGCGGTTCGCCATGGCGAAGCGCTGCGCCCAGTCCACCGCCTGCACATAATCGTCGAAATGCTCGGTGCCCTCGGCCAGATAGGCCAGATCGGCATCGGGCAGGTTGATGAAGAACCGCTCCATCTCGCGCCGGGCCAGGGCGATGAAATGGGTGCCGATCATGTTGCCCACGCCGCGCGATCCGGAATGGAGCATGAACCAGACCCGGTCGGCTTCATCCAGGCACATTTCCAGAAAATGATTGCCGGTGCCGAGCGTGCCCAGATGCACCAGCGCATTGGCCTTGGCGAGCGCCGGATGACGATCGGTGATCCGGTCGAAATCCGGTGCCAGATCCGCCCAGGCACGGGTGGCGGCCTCAGGCGGCACCGCCCAGGATCCCGTATCGCGCTTGCCGCGCCCGACACGGCGGCCATGCGGCACGGCCTGCTCCAGCGCCGTGCGCAACGGCGCCAGCGTGTCCGGCAGATCGGCCGCGGTCAACGAGCTGCGCACCGCCATCATGCCGCAGCCGATATCCACCCCCACTGCCGCCGGAATGATCGCGCCCCGGGTCGGGATCACCGATCCGATGGTCGATCCCTTGCCGAAATGGACGTCGGGCATCACCGCCAGCCATTTGTAGATGAAGGGCAGCGAGGCCGTGTTCAGCAGTTGCTGCATCGGCAGCTCGGCCACCGGCACGCCCCGGGTCCACATCTTCACCGGTGCGGCACCGGCATGGCGCGCGGGTTCATAAACCTGGCTCAACAGATCATAGCTGCCGCTCATGGTTCTGATCCTTCTGGTCGGGCGGCTGCCCGGTGGTCGTCTCAAGAGGTGTCAACAGGGCCGGCTTTGCCAGAAGCGTGCCGGTTCAGGCCCGACCGCGCGCGCTACGCCATAACGCCTTGTTCCGACATCTATAAACAGCAGCCGCATGCATCGGGCTTGCATCCTGTGTTGGCCGCGTGAATTATCTTTCTATCTCGTTGCTTATCCTATGGGATCATCGCAATGGCCAAGCGCCGCGTCGCTCTGGGTTTTGTCGGCACAACGCTGGATGCCGGCCGCATGCCTGCCCGCTGGAAGCGATGGCGACCGACCATCTCGCTCTGCCAGCAGGCGGCCGCCATCGGGCTCGATCGGCTGGAACTGATCCATGACACCCATTCGCAGGGTCTGTATCAGCAATTGGCCAGTGACATCGCCGAGGTGGCACCGGCTTTGACCCTGCGCCCGCATCTGATATCGCTGACCAACCCGTGGGATCTGGAAGAGGTTTATGCGGCTCTGCATGATTTCGCGCGCCGCTATCCATTCGATACCGAGACGGAAGACTATCTGATCAACATCACCACCGGCACTCATGTGATGCAGATCTGCTGGTTCCTGCTGGTCGAGGCTCGCTACATTCCGGCAAAGCTGTTGCAGATCTCGCCGCCCCGGGCGCGTGATCGTGACGACAGCCCCGGCAGCCACACCATCGTGGATATCGACCTGTCGCGCTATGACCGGATCGCCACACGCTTCCGCGCCGAGGAAGCCGAGGGCGTGTCGGTCCTGAAAGCCGGTATCGAAACGCGCAATGCCGCGTTCAACCAATTGATCGACCGCATCGAACAGGTGGCGATCCGGTCGTCGGCACCCGTGCTGCTGACCGGCCCGACTGGTGCCGGCAAATCACAACTCGCCCGGCGGATCTATGCGCTGAAGAAGGCCCGCCGGCAGATCGCGGGGCCGCTGGTCGAGGTGAACTGTGCCACGCTGCGCGGCGACGCGGCGATGTCGGCCCTGTTCGGGCATGTCCGCGGCGCCTTCACCGGGGCCATCACCGACCGCTCCGGCCTGCTGAAAGCCGCCGACGGCGGTGTGCTGTTTCTGGACGAAATCGGCGAACTGGGCCTGGACGAACAGGCCATGATCCTGCGCGCGGTCGAAGATCGCCGCTTCCTGCCGGTCGGCAGTGATCGCGAGGTGGAAAGCCGGTTCCAACTGATCGCCGGCACCAATCGCGATCTTGGCCAGGCAGTGCGTGCCGGCCGTTTCCGGGATGACCTGCTGGCCCGGATCAATCTGTGGAGCGTCGATCTGCCGGCCCTGCGCGCGCGCCCTGAAGACATCGACCCGAATATCGATGTCGAGTTGCGCCGCCATGCCGAGCGCGAGGGCCGGCAGGTGTCGTTCAATCGCGAGGCGCGGCAGCGCTATCTGGCCTTCGCAACCGCCCCCACAGCACTCTGGCCCGGTAATTTCCGCGATCTCGGCGCCTCGATCACCCGCATGGCAACACTGGCCCCATCAGGGCGGATCACCGAAGCCGTGGTGATCGAGGAAATCGCGCGGCTGGCCAGCCAATGGCGGGCAGCCGCGCCGCCTGCCCCGGCCGATGATCTGTCGGCCGTGCTCGATGCCGGGCGGCTGGCCATGATCGACCCGTTCGACCGGGTGCAGCTTGCCGAGGTGGTGCGGGTCTGCCGGACCGCACCGAGCTTGAGCGCCGCCGGCCGGATGCTGTTTCCCGTCTCCCGCGCCGCCAGGACCGCGCCCAATGACGCCGACCGGCTGCGCAAATATCTGGCGCGCTTCGGCCTGGACTGGGCGGCGATCAAGGCTGCCACGCCGGGCGTCGAAGACGGCGCGCCATAACTCACGGGTGCCGTCACTAGCGGGCGTTTCATGCGGACATCGCCACTGTGGCTGGTCCGCGACCGGAGGTTGGGGCATGCTGGCGGCCCGTATTCACCAGTCGGAGGTCTGCAATGTCGTTGCGCCAGATCGCCCCGGACATGGACCCCGTCATTGTCGGTCAGATCGACCGGCGACTGGACGCTCTGTGCAGCGATCATCGGGTGACCATTCCGCTCGCCATCGAAAGCGGCAGCCGGGCCTGGGGCTTTCCATCACCCGACAGCGACTATGACTGCCGCTTCGTCTATGTCCGCAGCCTCGACCAGTATCTGACGCCCTGGCCGCCCCGCGACGTGATCGAAACCCCGCTGGATGCGATTTTCGACGTCAATGGCTGGGATCTGGGCAAGGCCCTGCACCTGTTGGTGAAGGGCAATGCGGTGATCCTGGAATGGCTGATGTCACCGGTGATCTATCGCGGCGACAACCGGTTCCGGCAGGCCTTTCTCGATCTCGCCGAACGTCATGCCAACCCGGCCCTGATCGCCCGCCACTATCTGCATCTGGGTGAACACCAGCGTGCCACGGCCTTTGGCGATGGCCGATCGGTGCCGCAGAAGAAGATCTTCTATGCGCTGCGGCCGGCCATGGCGCTCAGATGGCTGCGCCTGCATCCGCAGGCACAGTTCCCACCGATGCAGTTCCAGACCCTGATGTCGGAAGGCGAGGTGCCGGCAGAGGTCAGGGCAGTGGCAGAGGCGCTGCTGGCGCGCAAGACGGTCAGCCATGAGCTAGGCAGCGCGCCGCTCGATCCGGTGATCGGTGCCTTCATCGACAGCGAATTCACGCGCGCGCGGACATATTTTCCCGGCGAGCGCGTCGCCATGCCGGCAGAGGCTAAAGAGGATGCGGCGGCATTCTTCCACGCCACGGTGCTGAGCCAGACCCCTGCCCTGGCTCACGCCGCATCAATGGCCGGCACCTGAAGCCGCAGCAGGGCCGCGAGATCGCAGCGCGGCCGGATCAGATCGGCCAGGGTATAGCGGTCCATATGGGCAAAGAACGCCTCTTCCGCCTCGGCCAGCGCGCCCCGCAGGGTGCAGGCGGGCAGGATCGCGCAATGGCCACCCGGCTCGAAACACTCAAGCAGGCTGCTGTCCCGTTCCGTCTCGCGCAGCACCTGCCCCACGCGGATATCGGCCGGCAGGCGGGCCAGCCTGAGCCCGCCGCCCTTGCCGCGCACGGTCTCCAGATAGCCCAGCCGGCCAAGCTGGTGGACCACCTTCATCAGATGATTGCGCGAGATGCCATAGGCCTCGGCAATCTGGCCGATGGTCACCAGCGGCCCCGGTGCCACCCCCACAAAGATCAGGCTGCGCAGCGCATAGTCGGAAAACGTGGTCAGACGCATGACAATCGGAGCCTTCGACGGCGGGACAGGCCGGCGCGAAACACGACGGTACATCTTCAAGAGACGGTGCATCTTTAAGATATATC contains the following coding sequences:
- a CDS encoding SLC13 family permease, which encodes MPAASARHPRLPAIIAGLLLIASLSVRALPELGLHPGGLTAEAATAAALVVATLGLWATGLLPEAVTALGFFTIAMLTGLAPPEVVFSGLTSSAFWLIFSGLVIGVAVRQSGLGAYIAGHLARRVGGTYRGALIGCLIFGLVMAFLMPSAMGRIVLILPVLAALGEHLGFTAGTRRHTGLMLAGVIGTFLPSFTILPANVPNNVMVGIIEAASGPVPTFSSYLVTNFPVLGLLKTVVLAGVLLALYGRDRVAMAGRPATPEPMTRAQRRLAGLLCLALCFWMTDALHHISPAWISMTVAVICLIPRSGFLPPRALQTLNMEPVFYAAGIIGLGALIVHAGLGGWLAGVLLDAAGLVPGEAIGNFARMSGLATAIAFATTLSGVPAVLTPLTSDLSAATGLSPAAILAAQVAGFSTVVLPYQAPPLMMAILIGPLPARDVARLCLITAAITILILWPLQALWLRLIGVI
- a CDS encoding RtcB family protein, which translates into the protein MSGSYDLLSQVYEPARHAGAAPVKMWTRGVPVAELPMQQLLNTASLPFIYKWLAVMPDVHFGKGSTIGSVIPTRGAIIPAAVGVDIGCGMMAVRSSLTAADLPDTLAPLRTALEQAVPHGRRVGRGKRDTGSWAVPPEAATRAWADLAPDFDRITDRHPALAKANALVHLGTLGTGNHFLEMCLDEADRVWFMLHSGSRGVGNMIGTHFIALARREMERFFINLPDADLAYLAEGTEHFDDYVQAVDWAQRFAMANRAVMMTHAIAAARQVFDRPFTAHLEAVNCHHNYVARERHFGQEVLVTRKGAVRAAEGVMGIIPGSMGAKSFIVRGRGNADSFCSCAHGAGRVMSRTEAHRRFTLDDHLRDTAGVECRKDAGVLDETPRAYKDIDAVMAAQADLVEIVHTLKQVVCVKG
- the rtcR gene encoding RNA repair transcriptional activator RtcR, with the translated sequence MAKRRVALGFVGTTLDAGRMPARWKRWRPTISLCQQAAAIGLDRLELIHDTHSQGLYQQLASDIAEVAPALTLRPHLISLTNPWDLEEVYAALHDFARRYPFDTETEDYLINITTGTHVMQICWFLLVEARYIPAKLLQISPPRARDRDDSPGSHTIVDIDLSRYDRIATRFRAEEAEGVSVLKAGIETRNAAFNQLIDRIEQVAIRSSAPVLLTGPTGAGKSQLARRIYALKKARRQIAGPLVEVNCATLRGDAAMSALFGHVRGAFTGAITDRSGLLKAADGGVLFLDEIGELGLDEQAMILRAVEDRRFLPVGSDREVESRFQLIAGTNRDLGQAVRAGRFRDDLLARINLWSVDLPALRARPEDIDPNIDVELRRHAEREGRQVSFNREARQRYLAFATAPTALWPGNFRDLGASITRMATLAPSGRITEAVVIEEIARLASQWRAAAPPAPADDLSAVLDAGRLAMIDPFDRVQLAEVVRVCRTAPSLSAAGRMLFPVSRAARTAPNDADRLRKYLARFGLDWAAIKAATPGVEDGAP
- a CDS encoding nucleotidyltransferase domain-containing protein, which gives rise to MSLRQIAPDMDPVIVGQIDRRLDALCSDHRVTIPLAIESGSRAWGFPSPDSDYDCRFVYVRSLDQYLTPWPPRDVIETPLDAIFDVNGWDLGKALHLLVKGNAVILEWLMSPVIYRGDNRFRQAFLDLAERHANPALIARHYLHLGEHQRATAFGDGRSVPQKKIFYALRPAMALRWLRLHPQAQFPPMQFQTLMSEGEVPAEVRAVAEALLARKTVSHELGSAPLDPVIGAFIDSEFTRARTYFPGERVAMPAEAKEDAAAFFHATVLSQTPALAHAASMAGT
- a CDS encoding Rrf2 family transcriptional regulator — encoded protein: MRLTTFSDYALRSLIFVGVAPGPLVTIGQIAEAYGISRNHLMKVVHQLGRLGYLETVRGKGGGLRLARLPADIRVGQVLRETERDSSLLECFEPGGHCAILPACTLRGALAEAEEAFFAHMDRYTLADLIRPRCDLAALLRLQVPAIDAA